The following are encoded together in the Deltaproteobacteria bacterium genome:
- a CDS encoding ABC transporter substrate-binding protein: MRSVHFLKLFFLSLLILSSCTKKEDVILVGEYGSLTGDDATFGISTNKGIKMAFDEINSKGGIKGKKIKLITEDDQGKNEETAKVVTRLITQDKVMALLGEVASSRSIIAAPIAQKNGIPMISPSSTAPEVTEKGDHIFRVCFLDPFQGYVMAKFATENLKAKKAAVLRKNGDTYSEGLANVFAAEFKKFGGEVVADLSYQPKDMDFKTQLTEFKAKKPDVIFIPGYYTDVGMIAQQVKQLEIKVTLLGGDGWDSPKLHEVGKEAINGHYFSNHYTTESTSPIVVEFIKNFKQRYNNEVPDGLAALGYDAAKILADAMTRTKDLTSKNIRDELAKTKDFVGVTGNITINDQRNAVKSAVVVQVENEKRKYVTTVAP; the protein is encoded by the coding sequence ATGAGATCTGTTCATTTTCTAAAGTTATTTTTCTTAAGTTTATTGATATTAAGTTCTTGTACCAAAAAAGAAGATGTTATTCTTGTTGGAGAGTATGGCTCACTGACTGGCGATGATGCCACTTTTGGAATTTCTACCAATAAAGGAATTAAAATGGCCTTTGATGAAATTAACTCGAAGGGTGGAATCAAAGGAAAAAAAATAAAACTTATCACTGAAGACGATCAAGGAAAAAACGAAGAAACGGCAAAGGTGGTGACTCGCTTAATTACCCAAGATAAGGTCATGGCCCTTCTTGGTGAGGTGGCTTCCTCGAGGTCTATTATCGCAGCTCCAATTGCTCAAAAGAACGGCATTCCAATGATCTCACCAAGCTCGACGGCCCCTGAAGTTACCGAAAAGGGTGACCATATTTTTCGCGTTTGCTTTCTAGATCCTTTTCAAGGATACGTCATGGCTAAATTTGCAACTGAGAATTTAAAGGCCAAAAAAGCTGCGGTATTGAGAAAAAATGGTGATACCTATAGCGAAGGACTGGCCAATGTTTTTGCTGCTGAATTTAAAAAATTTGGTGGAGAAGTTGTGGCTGATCTCAGCTACCAACCTAAGGATATGGATTTCAAAACCCAGCTCACTGAGTTCAAAGCAAAAAAACCTGATGTTATTTTCATTCCTGGATATTATACAGATGTTGGGATGATTGCCCAGCAAGTGAAGCAGCTTGAAATCAAAGTCACCCTATTAGGTGGAGATGGCTGGGACTCTCCAAAACTTCATGAGGTGGGAAAAGAAGCGATAAACGGTCATTACTTTTCTAACCACTACACTACGGAATCCACAAGTCCCATTGTTGTTGAATTTATTAAGAACTTTAAACAAAGATATAATAATGAAGTTCCAGATGGCTTAGCCGCTTTAGGATATGATGCTGCTAAAATTTTAGCTGATGCCATGACCCGAACGAAGGATTTAACTTCTAAAAATATTCGGGACGAGTTAGCCAAGACCAAAGATTTTGTTGGTGTCACCGGCAATATTACAATCAACGATCAAAGAAATGCTGTTAAAAGTGCTGTCGTCGTTCAAGTTGAAAATGAAAAAAGAAAATATGTGACAACGGTTGCTCCCTAA
- a CDS encoding MCE family protein gives MESSKMNQIKVGIFVSVGMIAIMGTIFMLGANKTLFSSFSSLYADFESVQGLARGSVVSLSGVVIGNIERIDFVPENNSLRVKMKIEKEYLSRVFKGSQAEIRTQGALGDKYIYIIPGANSQNLVEDGETLPIAKATDFFNVLSERGKESEKIFDIINEMYKLTKTINAENKIGNIIANLNSSSEDFKKISKESLKMITDFSADGLPSQQFKNTLDKMNRIITKIDKGEGTLGALINDSSLHDQLKNLVGGNQRKNHIKSIIRTSIEKSED, from the coding sequence ATGGAATCCAGTAAAATGAACCAAATTAAAGTAGGAATTTTCGTATCCGTAGGAATGATAGCCATTATGGGTACCATCTTTATGTTAGGAGCTAACAAAACTTTATTTTCAAGCTTTTCGAGCTTATATGCTGACTTTGAAAGTGTACAAGGTCTAGCGCGTGGGAGCGTTGTTTCGTTATCCGGTGTTGTCATTGGAAATATCGAGCGCATAGATTTCGTTCCTGAAAATAACTCTCTTCGAGTTAAAATGAAAATCGAAAAAGAGTATTTATCGCGAGTGTTTAAAGGTTCCCAAGCAGAGATCCGTACTCAAGGAGCATTAGGTGATAAATATATCTATATTATCCCAGGAGCCAATTCTCAAAATCTTGTTGAAGATGGAGAAACATTACCAATTGCTAAAGCTACTGATTTTTTCAATGTTCTTTCTGAGCGAGGAAAAGAGAGCGAAAAGATCTTCGATATCATCAATGAGATGTACAAACTTACGAAAACCATAAATGCGGAAAATAAAATTGGAAACATTATCGCAAATCTTAACTCTTCATCAGAAGATTTTAAAAAAATAAGTAAAGAATCCTTAAAAATGATAACTGATTTCTCTGCCGATGGTTTGCCAAGCCAACAATTTAAAAACACCTTAGATAAAATGAACCGTATTATCACGAAAATTGACAAAGGCGAAGGCACCCTCGGGGCCCTTATCAATGATTCGTCTTTACATGATCAACTTAAAAATCTGGTTGGAGGCAACCAAAGAAAAAATCATATTAAATCAATAATTCGAACCTCCATTGAAAAATCAGAAGATTAA
- a CDS encoding ATP-binding cassette domain-containing protein: MIEVKHFKKSFGNKIIHSDVSFKVGKGECMGLIGGSGAGKSVILRSLIGLEKPDSGQIIIDNEDITDYNESQLVETRKKVAYVFQGGALFDSMTVFENLAYPLKEHTTLPDLEIKKLILEQLQEFGLANNENLFPGNLSGGMQKRVGLARALMTLPSVILYDEPTAGLDPYNTKKIQEHILKLKSQGKTSILVTHDMPTAFAVCDKMCFLLNGKIAFTGKIDEIHEDRTGIVNKFINGEAH; the protein is encoded by the coding sequence ATGATTGAGGTCAAACACTTTAAAAAGTCATTTGGAAATAAAATCATTCATTCCGATGTGTCCTTCAAAGTGGGAAAAGGGGAATGCATGGGACTTATTGGTGGTTCGGGGGCTGGGAAAAGTGTCATCCTGAGGAGTCTCATTGGCTTGGAAAAACCAGATAGCGGGCAAATCATCATTGATAACGAGGATATTACTGATTACAACGAGTCTCAATTGGTTGAGACTCGAAAAAAAGTTGCCTATGTGTTTCAGGGTGGAGCCCTTTTTGACTCCATGACCGTGTTTGAAAATTTAGCTTATCCATTAAAAGAACATACAACGTTGCCAGATTTGGAAATTAAAAAATTAATTTTAGAACAGCTCCAGGAATTCGGACTTGCTAATAACGAAAACTTATTTCCCGGAAATCTTTCTGGAGGCATGCAAAAAAGGGTGGGTTTAGCCAGAGCCTTAATGACCTTACCCAGCGTCATCCTTTATGATGAACCCACGGCTGGACTAGACCCTTACAATACCAAAAAAATCCAAGAACATATTTTGAAATTAAAATCACAGGGAAAAACTTCCATTTTAGTCACCCATGACATGCCAACAGCTTTTGCTGTTTGTGATAAAATGTGCTTCTTGCTCAATGGGAAAATTGCCTTTACTGGGAAGATCGATGAAATTCATGAAGATAGAACTGGAATTGTAAATAAATTTATAAACGGCGAGGCACATTAA
- a CDS encoding ABC transporter permease yields MTDLIFNSPLILFLNETLSFFGGIGILSYQITRDIFKGPIYWRLLIDQVFHVGNRSLPLIVITALSTGMVMSLQFGLGLEKFGGKLYVPKLVSATVLREMGPVFTSLMVAARVGAGFASEIGSMVVTQQIDAIRALGTSPIKKIVIPRVLATLLSLPILVGISNIVSNFGALIVGYSELKLDPNFYLLKILTTVTLKDYFAGFGKSFFFALFISIPSCYFGLTVKNGTKEVGIATTKAVVVSSILVLVGDFFLSKLFWILERMS; encoded by the coding sequence ATGACAGACTTGATATTTAACTCGCCCTTAATTTTATTTTTAAATGAAACACTTTCTTTTTTTGGTGGAATTGGAATTCTTTCTTATCAAATAACGAGAGACATTTTTAAAGGCCCCATTTACTGGCGCTTACTTATCGACCAGGTCTTTCATGTAGGAAATCGATCCTTACCCCTTATTGTCATCACCGCTTTGAGTACCGGAATGGTGATGTCGCTCCAATTTGGTCTTGGCCTTGAAAAATTTGGTGGGAAACTTTATGTCCCCAAACTTGTATCAGCAACGGTGCTTAGAGAGATGGGTCCAGTTTTTACTTCTTTAATGGTCGCGGCCAGAGTCGGCGCTGGTTTTGCTTCTGAAATTGGGAGCATGGTTGTAACTCAACAGATTGATGCCATTCGAGCCTTAGGAACCTCTCCCATAAAAAAAATCGTCATCCCTAGGGTTTTGGCCACACTTCTTTCTCTTCCGATTCTTGTGGGTATTTCAAATATAGTCAGCAACTTTGGTGCTTTAATTGTTGGCTACTCGGAGCTTAAGTTAGATCCAAATTTTTATTTATTAAAGATTCTTACGACGGTGACTTTAAAAGATTATTTTGCAGGATTTGGTAAAAGTTTTTTCTTTGCACTATTTATATCAATTCCTTCTTGTTACTTTGGTTTAACCGTAAAAAATGGAACAAAGGAAGTGGGAATTGCCACCACAAAAGCTGTTGTGGTTTCTTCTATCCTTGTTTTGGTAGGTGATTTCTTTTTATCTAAGTTATTTTGGATTTTAGAAAGAATGTCATAG
- a CDS encoding DUF1501 domain-containing protein translates to MKKSRRDFLLKSSLAIGSGVLASRLPPVEKLVSIMSQNFLKKAIAANDSPLVNYVSINLYGAPARWCFDQMLQTKDGQNILPNPMVATRLVENGATYTDASYSVVDYKGVKVPWLWSTQVASAKGGSRPLNDLLKHMIVFRGYGTNVDGHPSNFAKQTNPVSGAGSVGAHVADHSAKIFRALQFPPLFSASGFSSIKGTGLSVLFQGDPKTNYAATLMQPFTSRTESKVVETLRKRYSNFVDEAQDQIRHLTSQQIQGLNPLNIDFDNSLKTLADGIQDLDNSWTTLYQKYEKLVMTTIKDRTVPGLSDLPVIATQNTVWQIDLGTGKTIQPNTGSDIRDWYNNVSCEMMISTFALAEFVLTRGYGSTIELSNFAPTNLIGFFDGATTASTGIHIFDQHAYGKVPTTYMNSVLFRSLGSCLLELMDQLKSAGEFEKTFFHMVQEFGRIPRNDGTGSDHGFNSMISSLITGCHDDKPIVLGNISKGDTTGTYTGTFGNWAPTNVGGSNLYLGPAHVTSTIANLMQFTLNPWGNLAQPLIVRKGANLEIKTSGEIV, encoded by the coding sequence ATGAAAAAATCGCGTCGAGATTTCTTGTTAAAAAGTAGTTTAGCCATAGGTTCTGGAGTCCTGGCTTCCAGACTTCCGCCGGTTGAAAAATTAGTATCCATCATGTCACAGAATTTCTTGAAGAAGGCAATTGCTGCTAACGATTCTCCGCTGGTGAACTATGTTTCTATAAACCTTTATGGCGCCCCTGCCCGCTGGTGTTTTGATCAAATGCTGCAAACTAAAGATGGACAAAATATTTTGCCAAATCCCATGGTTGCTACTCGGCTAGTTGAGAATGGAGCCACATATACCGACGCTAGCTATAGTGTTGTCGATTACAAAGGTGTCAAAGTCCCTTGGCTGTGGTCAACCCAAGTGGCCTCTGCAAAAGGTGGCTCAAGGCCCTTGAATGATTTGCTAAAGCACATGATCGTGTTTCGCGGCTATGGGACTAATGTGGACGGCCATCCCAGCAATTTTGCTAAACAAACAAATCCCGTCAGCGGTGCGGGCAGCGTAGGAGCCCATGTAGCTGATCATTCTGCAAAGATTTTTAGAGCTTTGCAATTCCCGCCCTTGTTCTCGGCTTCAGGTTTTTCATCCATCAAAGGTACTGGTTTAAGTGTTTTATTTCAAGGAGACCCAAAGACCAACTATGCGGCCACTCTGATGCAACCCTTTACCTCGCGCACGGAATCGAAAGTCGTTGAGACATTGCGAAAACGTTATTCTAACTTCGTCGATGAGGCTCAGGATCAAATACGCCATTTAACTAGTCAACAAATCCAAGGCCTAAATCCCCTGAATATCGATTTTGATAATTCACTTAAAACCTTGGCCGATGGCATTCAAGATCTGGATAACTCTTGGACGACACTCTACCAAAAATATGAAAAACTGGTGATGACAACCATCAAAGACCGCACCGTTCCTGGGTTATCGGATTTGCCAGTGATCGCAACTCAAAATACCGTTTGGCAAATCGACTTAGGTACAGGAAAAACTATTCAACCCAATACCGGTAGCGATATTCGTGACTGGTACAATAATGTCAGCTGCGAAATGATGATATCTACTTTTGCACTGGCGGAATTTGTTTTGACTCGAGGTTATGGTTCCACCATTGAATTAAGTAATTTCGCACCAACCAATCTGATCGGCTTTTTTGATGGCGCGACCACAGCAAGCACTGGAATTCATATTTTTGACCAACACGCCTATGGAAAAGTCCCAACTACGTATATGAACTCTGTGCTTTTTCGATCCTTGGGCAGTTGTTTGCTGGAATTGATGGATCAACTTAAGAGCGCTGGAGAATTCGAAAAAACTTTTTTTCATATGGTGCAAGAATTTGGTCGTATCCCTCGCAATGATGGGACTGGTTCCGATCATGGATTTAATAGTATGATTTCATCACTCATAACTGGCTGCCATGATGATAAACCGATTGTTTTGGGAAATATTTCCAAGGGTGATACAACGGGTACTTACACCGGAACTTTCGGAAATTGGGCTCCTACAAATGTAGGTGGAAGTAATCTCTATTTAGGGCCAGCCCATGTGACTTCCACAATCGCTAATCTGATGCAATTTACTTTAAATCCTTGGGGTAATTTGGCCCAGCCCTTGATTGTTCGTAAGGGTGCTAATTTAGAAATTAAAACGAGTGGAGAAATTGTGTGA
- a CDS encoding lytic polysaccharide monooxygenase, translating to MENKTYTMIALMIFVAYPTVSFGHARIKSSAALIPRSSSDGLKTGPCGGVPRTNSAKTFAPGETITLNWEETINHPGQFEFYFSLANDVNFTLLKTVVDDKDSTTDLPHQYSTTLTLPNVSCDQCTLQMIQLMTDRNPPTRYYSCSDIVLSGDTSKTPPPSPTPPPKNVECPK from the coding sequence TTGGAAAATAAGACTTATACAATGATAGCTTTGATGATTTTTGTCGCCTACCCTACAGTTTCATTTGGCCATGCCCGAATCAAGTCCTCTGCTGCGTTAATTCCCCGCAGTAGCAGCGATGGTCTAAAAACGGGCCCTTGTGGCGGTGTGCCGCGAACTAACTCTGCAAAAACGTTTGCACCGGGTGAAACGATCACTCTAAACTGGGAGGAGACCATCAATCATCCTGGACAATTTGAATTCTATTTTTCGCTCGCAAACGATGTTAATTTTACTTTGCTAAAAACAGTCGTCGATGACAAAGACTCGACAACCGATTTACCACATCAGTACAGCACTACTTTGACTTTACCAAATGTCAGCTGTGATCAATGCACGCTTCAAATGATCCAATTGATGACGGACAGAAATCCACCGACCAGGTATTATTCCTGCTCTGATATTGTACTGAGTGGGGACACCTCGAAAACTCCACCCCCATCGCCCACTCCGCCGCCTAAAAATGTGGAATGTCCGAAGTAG
- a CDS encoding transposase, with amino-acid sequence MYEIEFLQVRYFATFQEAYKQTMEFIEFYNTKRKHGSLKVMAPLDFKKCYKNDSIAEVEVRL; translated from the coding sequence ATCTATGAAATTGAATTCTTACAGGTAAGGTATTTTGCTACCTTCCAAGAAGCTTACAAGCAAACCATGGAGTTTATTGAATTTTATAATACTAAAAGAAAACATGGCTCCTTGAAAGTGATGGCTCCATTAGATTTTAAAAAATGTTATAAAAACGATTCTATTGCTGAAGTGGAAGTGAGACTTTAG
- a CDS encoding helix-turn-helix domain-containing protein encodes MKAKKERVYSRHTKEAAILLGKHIQLGRKERFLTETDLADRAGISRVTLQKIEKGDPKCELGLYFEVATIVGVPLFGADSSFSLSPSIERINDKLALLPKSIHKKKKEVDDAF; translated from the coding sequence ATGAAAGCGAAGAAAGAAAGAGTCTATTCAAGACACACCAAAGAAGCAGCCATTTTACTTGGTAAGCATATCCAATTGGGCCGCAAAGAGCGCTTCCTCACCGAAACAGATCTTGCGGACCGTGCTGGCATTTCGCGCGTCACTTTACAGAAAATCGAAAAGGGTGATCCTAAGTGCGAACTGGGATTATACTTTGAAGTTGCCACCATCGTTGGAGTTCCTCTATTTGGGGCGGACTCTTCTTTTTCTCTTTCACCCAGCATTGAACGTATAAATGATAAGCTCGCACTTCTTCCTAAAAGCATTCATAAAAAGAAAAAGGAAGTAGATGATGCCTTCTAA
- a CDS encoding type II toxin-antitoxin system HipA family toxin gives MPSKSKTYNEAYVWIWLPDEVNPVVAGKLTQDGKSFVFNYGQSYLERPNKISIYTPELPLKPGMLPLLGNLTIPGCIRDGSPDAWGRRVIINKKYGVTGKAIDQHQLDELTFLLESGSDRIGALDFQTSPTEYKPRLSLHASLDELLHSAEKVEKGIPLTQALDQALFHGSPIGGARPKALIDHTDKKYIAKFSSTSDLFSVIKAEFIAMRLAKQAGIEVANVRLEQSSKKDVLLIERFDRVPTKKGWQRKNMISALTIFEFDEIVDVRYTSYELLAEKIRHSFYEASKTLKELYKRLVINILVGNTDDHARNHAAFWDGKMLKLTPAYDICPQPRTGGEASQGMLIHGNNRMSQLRECIAVASHFQLSRKESMSIIEEIANIIIDNWKETCEESKLSEVDRKLFSSHQFFNRFAFENLEGDSQHLEKLGQKFRSF, from the coding sequence ATGCCTTCTAAATCTAAAACTTATAATGAAGCTTATGTTTGGATTTGGCTGCCTGATGAAGTAAATCCCGTCGTCGCAGGAAAACTGACTCAAGATGGAAAGTCTTTTGTTTTTAATTATGGTCAAAGCTACTTAGAAAGACCAAATAAAATTTCTATTTATACACCAGAGCTTCCTCTTAAGCCCGGCATGTTACCCCTGTTAGGAAATTTAACAATACCAGGATGTATACGAGATGGCTCTCCTGACGCCTGGGGAAGACGTGTTATTATTAATAAAAAATATGGAGTCACAGGGAAAGCCATTGACCAACATCAACTTGATGAGCTGACTTTTTTATTAGAGTCAGGCTCTGATCGTATTGGCGCACTTGATTTTCAAACATCTCCCACAGAATACAAACCACGCCTATCTCTGCACGCATCCCTTGATGAACTTCTGCACTCAGCAGAAAAAGTGGAAAAAGGAATTCCTTTAACCCAAGCCTTGGATCAGGCACTTTTTCATGGCAGCCCTATTGGCGGCGCACGACCCAAAGCTCTTATTGATCATACCGATAAAAAATATATCGCGAAATTTTCTTCGACCTCGGATTTATTCAGCGTAATCAAAGCTGAATTTATTGCCATGCGCTTGGCAAAGCAGGCTGGCATTGAAGTTGCCAATGTGAGACTGGAACAGTCCTCGAAAAAAGATGTTTTGCTTATTGAGCGCTTTGATCGCGTCCCTACAAAAAAAGGTTGGCAGAGAAAAAATATGATTTCAGCTCTGACCATTTTTGAATTTGATGAAATCGTCGATGTTCGCTATACCAGCTATGAATTGCTAGCAGAAAAAATCAGGCATTCGTTTTATGAGGCTTCAAAGACCCTTAAGGAGCTTTACAAACGTCTAGTCATTAATATTTTGGTCGGAAACACAGATGATCATGCCAGAAACCATGCTGCCTTCTGGGATGGGAAAATGTTAAAGCTGACTCCAGCCTATGACATATGCCCACAACCTCGCACTGGTGGCGAAGCTTCACAAGGCATGCTTATTCATGGAAATAATCGAATGAGCCAATTGAGAGAGTGTATTGCTGTAGCTTCGCACTTTCAGCTATCAAGAAAAGAATCTATGTCCATTATAGAAGAAATTGCTAACATCATTATTGATAATTGGAAAGAGACTTGCGAAGAATCGAAGCTCTCTGAAGTTGATAGAAAACTATTTAGCTCCCATCAGTTTTTCAACCGGTTTGCTTTTGAAAATCTTGAGGGTGATAGCCAACATCTAGAAAAGTTGGGACAAAAATTTAGAAGTTTTTAG
- a CDS encoding helix-turn-helix transcriptional regulator — protein sequence MKKNINTSIKDLGLLIKRERKQCQLTQTQLGEITNTSINFISQIEAGKVTAHIGKVFRVLQVLGIELHIQRGALGLVIPSEKTPVKKSNSGEK from the coding sequence ATGAAAAAAAACATTAATACATCCATAAAAGATCTAGGGCTTCTAATAAAACGTGAACGTAAACAGTGTCAGCTAACGCAAACACAGCTTGGTGAAATAACTAACACCAGCATCAATTTCATAAGCCAAATTGAAGCTGGAAAAGTTACGGCTCATATTGGTAAGGTGTTCCGTGTGCTTCAGGTTTTAGGAATAGAATTACATATTCAAAGAGGAGCCTTAGGACTTGTGATCCCTTCAGAAAAAACACCAGTTAAAAAAAGTAATAGCGGGGAAAAATAA
- a CDS encoding HipA domain-containing protein, with protein MDSKAVNKLKIFKNEILVGNLERTNDGCCIELTDEFKKTKKNLTFKISSEEKKIEFKGVGLPPYFAGLLPEGLRLKALIKRLKTSQDDLFSILVASGGQTIGDIHFENDESLTSMEDLLNDFNSIKEQLHQGQDPGHNAIAGVQDKLSADRISLPTTIKKRNKSYILKLTSTEFPEVIQNEWQCIEIAKACGLSINKAQIVKDAKQNPALLVERFDREWNKLEKKWQCFHQEDACQFLNRYPADKYRLTFQEIADEVANLATSPEIEVLNLLKLKAFSYLIGNGDLHAKNISLTQKSESDICKLTPCYDLVCTALYGDQKMALMFLGKNQNLKKKNFIEFGQRYDIPEAATVSMLEKLVSQFEKNYQHFFSFPLAKKKGKFLNQFFKERIKHLL; from the coding sequence ATGGATTCAAAGGCCGTTAATAAACTAAAGATTTTTAAAAATGAAATTTTAGTTGGAAACCTGGAAAGAACTAACGATGGCTGTTGTATTGAATTGACTGATGAATTTAAAAAAACGAAAAAGAACTTAACTTTTAAAATTTCATCTGAAGAAAAAAAGATTGAATTTAAAGGAGTCGGACTGCCACCATACTTTGCAGGATTGTTGCCAGAAGGGCTCAGACTAAAAGCTTTAATTAAAAGATTAAAGACCTCTCAAGATGATTTATTTAGTATACTTGTGGCATCTGGAGGCCAAACCATTGGTGATATTCATTTCGAAAATGACGAGTCCTTGACCAGTATGGAGGACTTGCTGAATGACTTTAATTCTATCAAGGAGCAACTTCATCAGGGACAAGATCCTGGGCACAATGCTATTGCAGGAGTACAAGATAAACTTTCAGCAGATCGAATTTCTTTACCGACAACAATAAAGAAAAGAAATAAAAGTTATATTTTAAAATTAACGTCAACTGAATTTCCAGAAGTGATTCAAAATGAATGGCAGTGTATAGAAATAGCCAAAGCCTGTGGTCTTAGTATAAACAAAGCACAAATTGTTAAAGACGCGAAACAAAATCCAGCATTGTTGGTGGAAAGATTTGATCGCGAATGGAATAAGCTAGAAAAAAAATGGCAATGTTTTCATCAAGAAGATGCTTGTCAGTTTTTAAATCGTTACCCTGCAGATAAATACCGACTGACTTTTCAAGAAATTGCCGATGAGGTTGCAAACCTTGCAACAAGTCCAGAGATCGAAGTTTTAAATCTTTTAAAGTTAAAAGCTTTTTCTTATTTAATAGGCAATGGAGATTTGCATGCAAAAAATATAAGTCTGACTCAAAAATCAGAAAGTGATATTTGCAAGCTGACACCATGCTATGATTTGGTTTGCACGGCTTTGTACGGTGATCAGAAAATGGCGTTAATGTTTTTAGGTAAAAACCAAAATTTAAAAAAGAAAAACTTTATCGAGTTCGGTCAGAGATATGATATTCCAGAAGCCGCTACAGTTTCAATGTTGGAAAAATTAGTTAGCCAGTTTGAAAAGAACTATCAACATTTTTTTTCTTTCCCTCTGGCTAAGAAAAAAGGGAAATTTCTCAATCAGTTTTTTAAGGAAAGAATCAAACACTTGTTGTAG